AATTCCGCCCGAAAGAAGTAGGCATGCCGCGGCTTGGTCGCGAAGGACGCGCGGAGGAACGGCGCCAACTCGCTGCGACCCTGGGGCGTCCGCAAGTCGGCGAGCTCGTTGCGACCGCCGCCACCGGCCGGGAGCCCGCAGAGTTCCGCCAGCGCTTCGACCACCGTCGACTTCCCCGAGCCATTCTCGCCGATCAGGATGGTGACGGGAGCGTCGAACTGCAGGTCGAGGCTCCGGACAAACGGCAACGTTCCCGGAAACAGATCCGGTCGAAGCTCGGCGTCTGGGCGCAGGTAGGCGCGTCGGAGAAAGAGACCGCTCACTCGGCGGCCCCGACCCGCTCTGTCTCCGATGGACGCAAGGGCGGCACCATCGCTTCAAGCTCCGCCAGCAAATCACTCGCACGCCCCTCACCCAGATAGTCCTTGACCAGGCGCCAATCGGTCAGCGCCTGCTGCGGTGTCCCGAGTTCGTAGGTCGTGCCGTCGGTACACCAGACGACGGCGTCGACGCTCAGCACCAGGTCCGCCACCTCGTGCCCGGTGACGACGACCGCGCAGCCCTGCGCCGTGATCTCGCGCAACGCGGCCGCGATGATCTGGCGATCGACCGGATCGAGATGGCGATAAGGCTCATCGGCCAGCAGGCAGTCCGGCCGCCGCACGAGGATCGTCGCCACTTCGGCGCGACGCCGCTCGCCGGTCGACAGCTCGCCACAGCGCGCATCGAGCAACGCCTCCAGCTGACACGTCTCGACCGCCGATCCATAGCCCGCGAGCCGGAACTGCGCGACCACGGCATCGAGATGCTGCCGCACCGTCCGACGCGGTGAGAGCAGGTCACGGTCCGGCAGGTAGCTGAAGCCATCGCGCGCCAGACGATGCCATCGCTGGCGCAGGGCCGCACGTCCCTTGTACGAGACGACGCCGCCATCCGGCGTGAGCTCCCCTGCGGCGATGCGCAGCAGCGTCGACTTGCCGCACCCGTTCCGACCGATCAGGTAGGTGAGTGTCCCAGCAGTCGCGCGCAGTGTCGCGGCGTTCAAGACGGCCCGCGTTCCGTAGGACTTGCGGATGCTGTCGGCGCGGAGGACCAGCGTCATGGGCGAGTCACCATCGCCACGATGGCCTCGCCGAGCACCGCCGGGACGGCACCGAGCACGCCGGTGGTCGCGGGCGACACGCCGAGGTTGGCGAAGAAGCGATGCTCGTTGAGTCGCCGCGACTCGAGGACCGCGAGCGCGCCGACGGTGACGATCAGCACGAACGCGGCGAGTGGAGTCAATCCGGAGACGGTCGGCGAGCCGCCGCCACCGAGGCCGACGACCAGCAGCATCGCGCGCATCAGGAGCCAGAAGAGCGCGCCCCGCCCGAGCAGCATGCGCGTCAGGTGAGGCGCCGGGAATCGTGAGGCCAGTGCATGCATCGGTCAGGCACCCTCGCCGCGCTCGGCATGACCACGGCCCAACAAGTCCCACCGATTCCCTTCCAGATCGAGGAAGACGACCACCTTCCCGTACGACTCCTCGCGCGGTGCGCCCACGAACGTCACCCCGGCCGCGACCATCCGCTGATACGTCGCGTCGAAGTCGTCGACGCGCAGGAAGAAGCCGACCCGCCCGGCGAACTGCTGGCCAATGGCCGCTTCCTGGTGCGCCCCGTCGGCCCGCGCGAGGAGGATCCCCGTCTCGCCCCCGACCGGACGCACCACCACCCATCGCTTCGGCCGCCCGTCGTTCGTGAGCGAGGGCGTGTCCTCGACCAACTCGAACTGCAGGACGTTGACGAAGAAGTCGATCGCCGGGTCGTAGTCGCGGACCACGAGGGCGACGAGGGCGAGGTGGGACATGGCGGGGCTCGGGTCAGGGGTGGAGGTGAAATGTATCGCGGGGAGGCCACGCAGGTTGTCATCCTGAGCGAAGCCGCAGCGGGCGCAGCCGAGGCCCCTGAGCGGCGCCCTCCCGCGCGCTCGGGGCTCCTGCAGCCTCAGGCTCGCTCCAGGATGACAAGCTCTTGGCAACCGCCGCGCCCAGCGCCGCGTGCTACCGCCGCTTGATGCGCAACGCCCCGAGTAGCATGACCTCGTTCCGCACCGAGCTGCGGCCGCCGGCGATCAGCGGCGTGAAGTTGGTGAGGTAGTCGCGCACTTCGAGGCGCACCCCGACTCGGCCAATATCCAGCTCCCCACCGGCCGCGACGTAGCCCCCAAGCGTGGTGGTTTCGTCGACGGCGAGGTGGCGATGGTTGTAGTAGCGCACCCCGGAACCCAGCCCCACCAGCGGCGTGAAGGAGAAGGTCTTGCTGAGCTGTCGGGTCGAGGCGGTGGCCTCGAGACCGAGATCGGCGCTGAAGA
The DNA window shown above is from Gemmatimonadota bacterium and carries:
- a CDS encoding ATP-binding cassette domain-containing protein, with the translated sequence MTLVLRADSIRKSYGTRAVLNAATLRATAGTLTYLIGRNGCGKSTLLRIAAGELTPDGGVVSYKGRAALRQRWHRLARDGFSYLPDRDLLSPRRTVRQHLDAVVAQFRLAGYGSAVETCQLEALLDARCGELSTGERRRAEVATILVRRPDCLLADEPYRHLDPVDRQIIAAALREITAQGCAVVVTGHEVADLVLSVDAVVWCTDGTTYELGTPQQALTDWRLVKDYLGEGRASDLLAELEAMVPPLRPSETERVGAAE
- a CDS encoding VOC family protein, whose amino-acid sequence is MSHLALVALVVRDYDPAIDFFVNVLQFELVEDTPSLTNDGRPKRWVVVRPVGGETGILLARADGAHQEAAIGQQFAGRVGFFLRVDDFDATYQRMVAAGVTFVGAPREESYGKVVVFLDLEGNRWDLLGRGHAERGEGA